TCCTTTCCCCTTGCCTTTTCAGAGCCGACATGACCAGTGCCAGATCATCCTCCACATCCACGTCAGCCAGGGGCTCCAGACTGGTAACCGGTGCAAACTTTTCCACACCAGCTGTCCACTGGGCAGCGGTCTGAGCACAGCTATAGGGGACATCGGTCCATGCTTTTGCTGGCAGGGGAATATTCACCCCGCACAAGTAGAAGCCTCCATCGGTGCAGAGGCCAAGCACCGCGCGGGGCTGGGAGTCGGCAAGGATTTCCAGCGCCTGGGCGATGTGGCTGATGTGCAGCTGGGGTGAGTCGGCCCCCAGCAGGATGGCGCTGCCGTGGCGACTTTGAAGGCATTGATAGACGTGGTGGAGGCGATCGCCGAGGCCACCCTCTCCCTGGCTGATGGTGGGGAAATCCTGCCAGAGGGGATCATGCAGGGCATTGTCTTCCGCCACAGCCCAGTAGGGCTGGATATTCCGGCTGATGGCAGCCTGTTTCAGAACGGAAGCCACCGCCAGGGCCGAGAGGCGGTGAAACTCCTCTGCCGCTGATTGTCCGATGGCAGCAGCCAGGCGGGTTTTGAGGGGGGAGTATCCGGGGGTTTTGACAAAGATGGCGGCGGCGGTCATGGCAGGCTCCGTTTGGAATTTCGTTGCGTTGAACGCCACTTCAGGTACTGGGGCACGGCCTGCCGGATGGTCAGCAAGCCATGCCGGGTGCTGGTGCGCAGCCAGCCCTGTTGCCGGTACTTGCGGGCGCTGGTGCGGATGGTGCCGCCACTCCAGCCCAGGGAAAATCCGTGCTGGCGCACGGCCCAGGCCAGCAGGTGGTCCTCGCCGTAGGGGGCGGTTTCATCGTAGCCTC
This portion of the Desulfurispirillum indicum S5 genome encodes:
- a CDS encoding TIGR04282 family arsenosugar biosynthesis glycosyltransferase, with amino-acid sequence MTAAAIFVKTPGYSPLKTRLAAAIGQSAAEEFHRLSALAVASVLKQAAISRNIQPYWAVAEDNALHDPLWQDFPTISQGEGGLGDRLHHVYQCLQSRHGSAILLGADSPQLHISHIAQALEILADSQPRAVLGLCTDGGFYLCGVNIPLPAKAWTDVPYSCAQTAAQWTAGVEKFAPVTSLEPLADVDVEDDLALVMSALKRQGERTTEQQALLEWYGHYQAGGWVERRDGTKEVPVAE